A stretch of DNA from Pseudomonadales bacterium:
GCAGGGACAGACAGACAGCCGCGTAAACCATCACGCCCACAGCGCCGAAGGAGATCCGGTTGGTCCGGTTGTTGAAATATTCTGCGGCGGAAAACACAGCCATACGCCCAGCACAGGTAAACGTGCTGCCTATTCTAGTCAGCGCCTGCTCTGCTCAAGTGATGTCTTGTATCGGGTATGTACGCTTTGCGCGCTCAAACCCTTGGGTCGAGGAGGGTCCGGGCCACCGCACGGCGCCAGCCTCCGAGCAGACGGTCGCGCTCGAGCACCGCCATGGCGGGCCGGAACTCCTGGTCCAGCTGCCACATCGCGGTCGCTTCGGAGAAATCTCCGGCCAGACCTGCCCCGAGTGCAGCCAGCACAGCGGCGCCCAGTGCGGTGGTTTCAATGTTCACAGGACGCTCAACGGGCAGATCGATAATGTCCGCCAGGAACTGACACAGCCAGTCATTGACGACCATGCCGCCATCGACACGGAGGCCGGCGAGGGCCACACCGTCCGCCGCCATCGCATCCACCAGCTCCGCACTCTGATATGCCACGCTGGCCAGAGTCGCGGTGATCAGATGGTCCCGATTGGTGTCCAGTGTGAGTCCGCTGAGCAGCCCCCGCGCCGCAGGCGCCCAGTGAGGGGCCCCGAGCCCGGTGAATGCGGGCACCAGATATACCCCCCGGGTATCACCGCCCGTGCGCCGCGCTGCTGCTTCGGTTTCCCGGGCGGAAGTCACCAGGCCGAGCTGATCCCGCAGCCACTTCACCGCGACACCCGCAGAAAAAATACTGCCTTCCAGCGCGTAGGTCGTGCTGCCATCAAGCCGGTATGCGACCGTCGTCAGCAGGCGCTGGCGGGAGTGGATCCGCGTGGCGCCGGTATTGAGCATCGCGAAGCAGCCGGTACCGTAAGTACTCTTCGCCATGCCCGTCGAGAAACAGGCCTGGCCGATGAGGGCCGCCTGCTGGTCCCCGGCCACGCCGAAGATGGGAATTGCGGCACCGAACCACTCAGGGTCTGCCACACCAAAATCTGCCGCGCTGTCCAGCACATCCGGCAGCAGGCTGGCGGGAATCGAAAAATAGCGCAGGAGTTCTCGCGACCAGGTCTGTGCATCAATGTCGAACAACTGGGTTCTGGATGCATTACTGGCATCGGTGACATGCCTTGCCCCCTTGGTCAGTCGCCAGATGAGAAACGCATCCACGGTCCCGAAACAGACCTTCCCCGCCTCGGCCAGGTGGCGGATCCCGGGCACCTCATCGAGCAGCCAGGCCAGCTTCGTGGCCGAGAAATAGGGGTCGATGACCAGCCCGGTTGTGCGGGATACGGTCTGGGCCATGCCGTCTTCGAGCATGACCTGACAGCGTTCGGCAGTCCGGCGATCCTGCCAGACGATGGCGGGATGCAGAGGTCGACCCGACTGCCGATCCCAGACCAGGGTGGTTTCCCTCTGGTTGGTGATGCCGATAGCGGCAATGTCTGATCCACTCAGGCCCGCCTGTTCCAGCGCATCTCGCCCGGCAGCCAGCGTTGTCCGCCAGAGCACCTCCGGATTCTGCTCCACCCAGCCATCCGCGGGGAAAGTCATGTCGAACTCATGGGCCACCGCCCCGATCACCCTGCCCTGGGTATCGAAAATGATGACCCTGGAACTGGACGTACCCTGGTCGATGGCCATGATATGGCTCATATGGCTGCCTCTAAGCCGGTTTATGCGTACCACAATATATAGTGGTCACTATCGCGCTGCCAGACGACGTCCCAGGGACCCTCCGTCAGGTCGGACAGCGCCGAAAATCCGCCCCGAAAACCGGTC
This window harbors:
- the glpK gene encoding glycerol kinase GlpK encodes the protein MSHIMAIDQGTSSSRVIIFDTQGRVIGAVAHEFDMTFPADGWVEQNPEVLWRTTLAAGRDALEQAGLSGSDIAAIGITNQRETTLVWDRQSGRPLHPAIVWQDRRTAERCQVMLEDGMAQTVSRTTGLVIDPYFSATKLAWLLDEVPGIRHLAEAGKVCFGTVDAFLIWRLTKGARHVTDASNASRTQLFDIDAQTWSRELLRYFSIPASLLPDVLDSAADFGVADPEWFGAAIPIFGVAGDQQAALIGQACFSTGMAKSTYGTGCFAMLNTGATRIHSRQRLLTTVAYRLDGSTTYALEGSIFSAGVAVKWLRDQLGLVTSARETEAAARRTGGDTRGVYLVPAFTGLGAPHWAPAARGLLSGLTLDTNRDHLITATLASVAYQSAELVDAMAADGVALAGLRVDGGMVVNDWLCQFLADIIDLPVERPVNIETTALGAAVLAALGAGLAGDFSEATAMWQLDQEFRPAMAVLERDRLLGGWRRAVARTLLDPRV